A region from the Salicibibacter cibarius genome encodes:
- a CDS encoding LuxR C-terminal-related transcriptional regulator, with protein sequence MIVCLTFYEETEAQQRLTELYKFHKDMYFDPDRKRIILERDQIHVVNGKKASLEQLRERPLHKYVALINPGDRQSFEKVLNAGVSHVIAGSHSIPTLAYQIKNRTSGLSYIDPVLNIDFLKVFDKATTRETGLQRHFQLDFERASSKLSFAECRILQGILEGKSNLKIAESAYLAKSTVNNHVSQIIRKINAKDRTHAIKRAIELDWITGALHDRSSDRAAHKA encoded by the coding sequence ATGATTGTTTGTTTGACCTTTTACGAAGAAACAGAAGCGCAACAGCGGTTAACTGAACTGTATAAGTTTCATAAAGATATGTATTTCGACCCGGATCGAAAAAGGATTATCCTCGAACGGGATCAAATTCATGTTGTCAATGGAAAAAAGGCAAGTCTTGAACAACTAAGAGAACGTCCTTTACATAAATATGTTGCCTTAATTAATCCCGGAGATCGACAATCGTTTGAGAAGGTTCTGAATGCGGGAGTTTCGCATGTTATCGCCGGCTCACATTCCATCCCAACGTTAGCATATCAGATTAAAAACAGAACATCGGGCCTTTCGTATATCGATCCGGTGTTGAATATTGATTTTCTAAAGGTGTTTGATAAGGCGACCACCCGCGAGACTGGTTTACAAAGGCATTTTCAGCTCGATTTTGAAAGAGCCTCTTCGAAACTCAGCTTCGCCGAATGCCGTATTTTGCAAGGAATTTTAGAAGGGAAAAGCAATCTAAAAATTGCAGAGAGTGCTTATCTTGCCAAATCAACCGTCAACAATCATGTAAGTCAAATCATAAGAAAAATCAATGCCAAAGACCGTACGCATGCAATCAAAAGAGCAATTGAATTAGATTGGATCACAGGTGCGCTCCACGATCGGTCCAGCGACCGCGCGGCTCACAAAGCATAG
- a CDS encoding Fic family protein: protein MFAQIDQKKARLDANRPLPKYTLKSLREKLLLEWTYHSNAIEGNTLSLNETKVVLEGITVGGKAMREHLEVINHRDAITYVEGIVQRKERLPEWQIKNLHRLVLKEINDDYAGVYRDQQVFISGAEHIPPAPFHIQEEMEQLMNWYEYETGELHPITRGSMLHAIFVGIHPFIDGNGCVSRLLLNLELMKDGFPPIVIKVENRLDYYNALDKAHTQKDYGDFIRLIAKDAEDSLDLYLRSIVR from the coding sequence ATTTTTGCGCAAATTGATCAGAAAAAAGCTCGTCTTGATGCCAACCGGCCTCTGCCAAAGTATACATTAAAAAGTTTACGTGAAAAGTTGCTGCTTGAATGGACATACCACTCAAACGCAATCGAAGGAAATACATTAAGCTTAAATGAAACGAAGGTCGTCCTGGAAGGTATTACAGTTGGCGGGAAAGCGATGCGCGAACATTTAGAGGTTATTAATCATCGTGACGCAATTACGTATGTAGAGGGAATTGTCCAGCGTAAAGAACGTTTACCAGAGTGGCAAATTAAAAACCTGCATCGGCTTGTACTAAAAGAAATAAATGATGATTATGCCGGTGTTTACCGAGATCAACAAGTTTTTATCTCAGGTGCCGAACATATACCACCGGCTCCATTCCACATTCAGGAAGAAATGGAACAGCTAATGAACTGGTATGAATACGAAACGGGAGAATTGCATCCAATCACCCGCGGATCAATGTTACATGCTATTTTTGTCGGGATTCATCCTTTCATCGACGGAAATGGTTGCGTGTCACGTTTGTTATTAAACTTAGAGCTAATGAAAGATGGCTTCCCGCCAATCGTCATTAAAGTAGAGAATCGATTGGATTATTACAATGCATTAGATAAAGCCCATACCCAAAAGGATTATGGTGATTTTATTCGGTTAATTGCAAAGGACGCAGAGGATTCGTTAGATTTGTATTTACGTTCGATCGTTCGATAG
- a CDS encoding DUF3231 family protein produces the protein MTTSDHLSISAAELGSLWMGYENKTMNMRFLEHYIEKAENPEAKAILKSYYKKESKHVETLTNIFQEEGAVLPVGYTEKDVEPGGDRLFDEMFDIMHLRLITIINMGLFTVHLTMAYRDDLRKLYQRFTADAQDAYDQTTDFLLKHAAIPRPPYITMPKDVEFAKSKQYMTGFNLFSHKRSLNAVEIGNLYLSLEANTIGMTLMTGFAQSARNKDAAKIFFDGKDLAKQIVTKLSDLLRQSDVHTPSMWAGIATDSTNAPFSDKMMMYQTSVFANFGLTSNAIGSAFSLRSDLPAKLAKTATDIFSFAKNSGQVMVENGWLEEPPQAEDRTQLAKGQSNKQ, from the coding sequence ATGACTACGTCAGACCACCTGTCCATTTCAGCGGCAGAATTAGGATCACTTTGGATGGGCTATGAAAACAAGACGATGAACATGAGGTTTTTGGAACACTACATCGAAAAAGCGGAAAACCCGGAAGCCAAAGCTATTTTAAAGTCCTATTACAAAAAAGAAAGTAAACATGTAGAAACACTGACAAACATATTTCAGGAAGAGGGGGCTGTGTTGCCGGTAGGCTATACGGAGAAAGACGTTGAACCAGGGGGGGATCGTCTGTTCGATGAAATGTTTGATATCATGCACTTGCGTTTGATCACCATCATCAATATGGGGCTTTTCACGGTCCATTTAACGATGGCTTATCGGGATGACTTAAGAAAATTGTACCAGCGCTTTACGGCTGATGCGCAAGATGCTTACGACCAAACAACCGATTTTCTGTTGAAGCATGCGGCGATCCCTCGTCCTCCTTATATCACGATGCCTAAAGATGTTGAATTTGCAAAAAGTAAACAATATATGACTGGGTTTAATCTGTTCTCACACAAAAGATCATTAAATGCGGTTGAAATTGGCAACCTTTATCTATCCCTAGAGGCAAACACAATAGGGATGACACTCATGACCGGATTTGCCCAATCAGCGCGAAATAAAGACGCTGCAAAAATTTTCTTTGATGGAAAGGATCTTGCAAAACAAATCGTCACTAAATTAAGCGATCTATTGCGTCAGAGTGATGTGCATACCCCTTCCATGTGGGCAGGCATCGCAACCGATTCGACCAATGCGCCATTTTCAGACAAGATGATGATGTATCAAACGAGCGTATTCGCCAATTTTGGTCTGACAAGCAATGCCATCGGTTCAGCCTTTAGTTTACGAAGCGATTTACCTGCGAAATTGGCAAAAACCGCAACGGACATATTCTCTTTTGCTAAAAATAGCGGTCAAGTCATGGTCGAAAATGGATGGTTGGAAGAACCCCCACAAGCGGAGGACAGAACACAATTGGCAAAGGGACAAAGTAACAAACAATGA
- a CDS encoding RNHCP domain-containing protein, producing the protein MSKTTENTGFTCEQCGKEVQPLTNGSYRNHCPFCLHSKHLDKRPGDRASVCGGLMKPVNLSYHSKKGYQIVHVCQRCGHEQLNKTAEDKEQSDDVIALMDRLAKG; encoded by the coding sequence TTGAGCAAAACAACGGAAAACACCGGTTTTACATGTGAGCAATGCGGAAAAGAGGTACAACCGCTAACGAACGGCAGTTACCGAAATCATTGCCCGTTTTGCCTTCATTCCAAGCATTTGGATAAGCGCCCCGGTGATCGTGCATCCGTATGCGGAGGGCTTATGAAACCGGTGAACTTGAGCTATCATTCGAAAAAGGGATACCAAATCGTCCACGTCTGCCAACGGTGCGGTCATGAACAGCTGAACAAAACGGCGGAAGACAAGGAACAAAGCGATGATGTCATCGCGCTCATGGATCGGTTGGCGAAGGGATGA
- a CDS encoding CBO0543 family protein: MERLILRLLLVIGLACLPFTFAGRNVKERAIVFFSTGYFASSAAQYVVREKKLNYTVRPLRKYFDTNVLYEHLLLPLLSVWFMQTTSRSKLPGIIAQAFMYSGAHTSVEYFIEKKTKLIKWKKWSWVHNVCALTMALLGSRGILSVFRWLSKRYDD, encoded by the coding sequence GTGGAACGACTGATTTTACGGCTATTACTCGTGATTGGTTTGGCATGCTTGCCATTCACATTCGCTGGGCGAAATGTCAAAGAACGAGCTATTGTCTTCTTTTCTACAGGCTATTTCGCCAGTTCTGCTGCCCAGTATGTTGTGCGAGAAAAAAAATTGAATTATACAGTGCGTCCCCTTCGAAAGTATTTTGATACGAATGTCCTTTACGAGCACCTACTCCTGCCTCTCTTGTCCGTGTGGTTTATGCAAACAACGTCTCGCTCTAAGTTACCGGGAATTATCGCACAAGCCTTTATGTACAGCGGCGCGCACACTTCGGTCGAATACTTCATTGAAAAGAAAACCAAATTAATTAAATGGAAGAAATGGTCATGGGTTCATAATGTATGCGCCCTTACGATGGCTTTATTGGGAAGCCGCGGGATCCTTAGCGTCTTTAGATGGCTGTCAAAGCGATATGATGATTAG
- a CDS encoding DUF3231 family protein, with translation METNHHSPLTASEIGTLWGFYLKSSLSVCVMTYFLEKVEDTGIRDLLQLVRKQEQDTLAMIEDVCQREQMAIPVGFTEEDVDPSAPRLFSDAFMLEYVRQVEVATIAAIPNVTRSDVTNICQSGLQLAMKNHDIAKDTLVAKGQYSRPPVIPAPKQIDFVEKQKFLRGFLGEKRPLSAVEISHLFMNMQTNALGKALMMGFAQVAKDAKVTKYLVRGKEIAHKHVEIFRSLLAEEDLPGSECGMITS, from the coding sequence TTGGAAACGAACCATCACTCGCCGTTAACGGCATCAGAAATCGGTACGCTTTGGGGTTTTTATCTAAAGAGCAGCCTTTCTGTCTGTGTGATGACCTATTTCTTAGAAAAAGTTGAAGACACGGGCATCCGTGACTTGCTACAACTGGTCAGGAAACAAGAACAAGATACATTGGCTATGATTGAAGATGTGTGTCAACGTGAGCAAATGGCGATCCCGGTCGGATTCACGGAGGAAGATGTGGACCCTTCCGCACCGCGCCTGTTTAGCGATGCGTTCATGTTGGAGTACGTCCGGCAAGTGGAGGTCGCGACAATTGCAGCCATTCCTAACGTCACGCGATCGGATGTAACGAACATTTGTCAATCCGGTCTGCAACTGGCGATGAAGAATCATGATATCGCCAAAGATACATTAGTGGCTAAGGGGCAGTACAGCCGACCGCCCGTGATTCCTGCGCCGAAACAGATTGATTTTGTGGAAAAACAAAAATTCTTGAGAGGGTTCTTAGGGGAAAAAAGGCCGCTGAGTGCCGTCGAGATCTCACATCTTTTTATGAATATGCAAACAAACGCCCTCGGCAAAGCACTCATGATGGGGTTCGCACAAGTCGCCAAGGATGCAAAGGTCACAAAATATTTGGTGCGCGGAAAAGAAATCGCCCACAAACACGTTGAAATATTTCGCTCGCTTTTGGCTGAAGAAGATTTGCCGGGGTCGGAATGTGGGATGATAACGTCATGA
- a CDS encoding DUF3231 family protein, whose protein sequence is MTSSTESPFSDKLMTFHTTALVDIGIGNYGLSTAGSP, encoded by the coding sequence ATGACCTCATCCACCGAATCTCCGTTTTCCGACAAGTTAATGACCTTCCATACAACGGCGTTGGTGGACATCGGGATCGGCAACTACGGATTATCGACAGCCGGTAGTCCGTGA
- a CDS encoding nuclease-related domain-containing protein, whose translation MKNIKPREVPAELKLLRMLHPRMRMKPPDYQRYLNLEQGYAGELIMDAWLEDLSIDCLVINDVLLEQNRNLFQIDTLVIFQEKISVLDAKHNDGDFYIDGDKWKASSGTEIQDPLLQRKRSMTLLRKLLQSHRINIPIESFLVFTHPEFYLYNDSPQLPAVFPTQMPRFLKKMNSQTSRLGQKHEKIAEQLLALHKDENPRTRLPEYDYDGLKKGVVCSGCHSFMQYRRKTWFCSGCGMAEDNETVVMRSVAEYRLLFPDRKITTNAIYDWCGLSASTRNINRILAKNFYRIGHGIASYYSNRSKDQA comes from the coding sequence ATGAAGAACATTAAACCGCGTGAAGTCCCTGCCGAGCTGAAGCTTTTGCGAATGTTACATCCTCGAATGCGAATGAAACCCCCCGACTACCAACGTTACCTCAATCTCGAGCAAGGCTATGCCGGAGAACTGATCATGGATGCTTGGTTGGAAGACCTATCCATTGATTGTCTCGTCATCAACGACGTCTTGCTTGAACAAAACCGTAATCTTTTTCAAATCGATACGCTGGTTATTTTTCAAGAAAAGATTTCTGTTTTGGATGCCAAGCATAATGACGGTGATTTTTACATCGACGGCGATAAGTGGAAGGCGTCCTCCGGCACCGAAATCCAAGACCCTCTGCTCCAAAGGAAACGGAGCATGACCCTCCTGCGAAAATTGCTTCAATCCCATCGAATTAATATCCCGATTGAATCCTTCCTTGTTTTTACTCACCCTGAATTTTACCTTTACAATGATTCCCCACAGCTACCTGCCGTTTTTCCAACGCAAATGCCTCGTTTTTTGAAAAAAATGAACAGCCAGACGTCGCGCCTTGGCCAGAAACACGAAAAAATTGCCGAGCAGTTGCTCGCGTTGCATAAGGATGAGAATCCACGTACGCGCCTGCCTGAATATGATTATGACGGGTTGAAGAAAGGTGTTGTGTGTTCGGGATGTCATTCGTTTATGCAATACCGCAGAAAAACATGGTTTTGTTCCGGATGTGGAATGGCGGAAGACAACGAAACAGTCGTTATGCGCAGCGTTGCGGAATATCGACTTCTGTTCCCGGATCGGAAAATCACAACGAACGCGATTTATGATTGGTGTGGATTGAGCGCGTCTACGAGAAATATTAATCGTATTCTCGCAAAAAATTTTTACCGTATTGGACATGGCATAGCGTCGTATTATAGCAATCGCTCAAAGGATCAGGCATAG
- a CDS encoding spore germination protein, producing MSFLFMKKKHQQQMSQVLSGNLEESVRFIQDALGQNEDFVTRRFHVFGNFSAAMFYFSDMVDHMSINTDILKALMYEPPHLTAKNIKKEQLLDVLLNETIYHSDTELENQLTTLVQELLSGKSVVVIEGLDEALLIETSQREKRAIDEPKTEQVVVGPREGFIEQLGTNLSLLRYRLATPAFRVKTLKLGHLSQSKLAICYLEGTTDASLIEEVEKRLSYIDMDLIPDIGYVEQFIEDNKFSPFPQVQTTERPDKTIANLAEGRVALLLDGSPFALLLPVVWNQHYQTTEDYSNRFLMGSFIRTIRTLALVFALVTPSLYVAFISFHPELLPTDFAVAVASGRAGVPYPAVLEVLFMEIAMEVLREATIRLPTQVGGALSIIGVLIVGEAAVQAGLVSPITVVVIALATISSFATPSYSAAFALRMLRFPIIIFAGIFGLYGIVIGIVSIFNHMLSLKSFGVPYMSPVSPGDAQGWKDVVFRAPIWRQWKRPDFLRSPNQRRVDRKESEQMSNESNSTRD from the coding sequence ATGTCGTTCCTTTTTATGAAAAAAAAGCATCAACAACAAATGTCACAGGTGCTCTCCGGAAATCTGGAGGAGTCGGTTCGTTTTATACAAGACGCATTGGGACAGAACGAGGATTTCGTGACGCGCCGATTTCATGTGTTCGGGAATTTTTCGGCGGCGATGTTCTACTTCTCGGACATGGTGGATCATATGTCGATCAACACTGATATTCTCAAAGCATTAATGTATGAACCCCCTCACTTGACCGCTAAGAATATTAAAAAAGAACAGTTGCTGGATGTATTACTGAATGAAACCATCTACCATAGTGATACAGAGCTGGAAAATCAGCTAACCACGCTTGTTCAAGAACTCTTAAGCGGGAAATCGGTCGTTGTCATCGAAGGTCTCGATGAGGCGCTTCTCATCGAGACGAGTCAACGTGAGAAAAGAGCGATCGACGAACCAAAGACGGAACAAGTCGTTGTGGGACCTCGGGAAGGGTTCATTGAACAATTGGGAACCAATCTATCCTTATTGCGTTACCGTCTGGCTACCCCTGCTTTTCGGGTGAAAACCCTTAAACTCGGCCATTTGAGCCAATCAAAATTGGCGATTTGTTATCTGGAGGGGACGACCGATGCATCGTTAATCGAAGAAGTGGAAAAACGTCTATCTTACATTGATATGGATCTCATCCCTGATATCGGCTACGTCGAACAATTCATTGAAGACAACAAATTTTCCCCGTTTCCACAGGTCCAAACGACAGAACGACCGGATAAAACGATTGCCAATCTGGCGGAAGGAAGAGTGGCGCTGCTTCTCGATGGTTCGCCGTTTGCTTTATTATTGCCGGTTGTATGGAACCAACATTATCAAACAACGGAGGATTATTCGAACCGATTTCTAATGGGGAGCTTTATTCGCACGATTAGAACCTTGGCACTCGTGTTTGCGTTAGTGACCCCTTCTCTCTACGTCGCCTTTATTTCCTTTCATCCGGAACTATTACCGACGGACTTTGCAGTCGCGGTTGCGAGCGGTAGAGCCGGGGTGCCTTATCCGGCCGTGCTGGAAGTTCTATTTATGGAGATAGCCATGGAGGTCTTACGGGAAGCAACCATTCGTTTGCCGACCCAAGTGGGGGGCGCGCTCTCGATCATCGGTGTGCTCATCGTCGGCGAAGCGGCTGTCCAAGCCGGGCTTGTCAGCCCGATTACCGTTGTCGTCATCGCTTTAGCCACGATCAGTTCATTTGCGACACCATCCTATAGCGCTGCATTTGCTTTACGTATGTTACGTTTTCCCATCATTATTTTTGCCGGCATATTTGGGCTATATGGCATTGTCATTGGAATCGTCTCTATCTTTAATCACATGCTTTCGTTAAAATCGTTCGGGGTTCCTTATATGAGCCCGGTTTCGCCGGGAGATGCGCAAGGATGGAAGGATGTTGTGTTTCGGGCACCGATATGGAGGCAATGGAAACGACCGGATTTTCTCCGTTCACCGAATCAAAGACGCGTAGACAGGAAAGAATCCGAGCAGATGTCCAATGAATCAAACAGCACACGCGATTAA
- a CDS encoding GerAB/ArcD/ProY family transporter, producing MDFPKNLTVYQTTAIVINAVLGVGLLPLPLIAVRAGDTGAPMVTFLAILVTLFGLAVLTMLGMRFPEQSIIHYSEDIIGKWLGRIGSLFIIAFFITLTSLVAREFGEVVITNILPETPLEITVIVMLVLASIFSRNDMMTFAYIHVFYLPILFVPSIAIIALSLGDADPLYLQPLWGHDASGMVTGVFTIAALLQGSFIITMIIPFMRAPEKAMKATIWSIAAAGGLYVLIVINTLALFGPEEIKNLLWPTLELARTATIPGEFVERLDIFFLVVFVTAVFTTMYATYMFTIYAIKQLFRLRDHKMFSFFILPFVFVIAMLPQNTIQMYEIIERIGRAGLVLTIIYPVLLYVIARLRKKQGRRSQ from the coding sequence ATGGATTTTCCAAAAAATTTAACCGTTTACCAAACAACGGCCATCGTTATCAACGCGGTGCTCGGTGTTGGGCTTCTTCCTCTCCCGTTAATTGCAGTAAGAGCCGGGGATACAGGGGCACCAATGGTTACATTTTTGGCCATCCTCGTTACCTTGTTCGGACTTGCGGTTCTGACCATGTTGGGGATGCGATTTCCGGAGCAATCAATCATTCACTATAGTGAAGATATCATCGGCAAATGGCTGGGGCGAATTGGCAGTTTGTTCATCATCGCTTTTTTCATTACACTAACGAGCCTTGTCGCGCGGGAATTCGGGGAAGTCGTCATTACGAACATTCTCCCGGAAACGCCTTTGGAAATCACGGTCATCGTCATGCTTGTACTGGCTTCCATCTTTTCTCGCAACGATATGATGACATTCGCGTATATTCATGTGTTCTATCTCCCGATCCTCTTTGTACCTAGTATCGCGATCATCGCCCTTTCCTTAGGGGACGCGGACCCTCTTTACCTGCAGCCCCTGTGGGGACATGATGCAAGCGGGATGGTCACAGGTGTTTTTACTATCGCCGCGTTGCTGCAAGGCTCGTTTATCATCACTATGATTATCCCGTTTATGCGCGCCCCGGAAAAAGCAATGAAAGCTACCATATGGTCGATTGCGGCCGCGGGCGGTTTGTACGTCTTGATTGTCATCAATACGTTGGCATTGTTTGGACCGGAAGAAATCAAAAATTTACTTTGGCCGACGTTAGAGTTGGCAAGAACGGCAACGATCCCCGGGGAATTCGTGGAGCGGCTCGATATATTTTTTTTAGTCGTATTTGTTACAGCCGTTTTCACGACAATGTATGCAACATACATGTTTACCATTTATGCCATAAAACAACTTTTCCGGCTTCGCGATCATAAGATGTTTTCCTTTTTTATACTCCCTTTCGTCTTTGTTATAGCTATGCTTCCGCAAAACACGATTCAGATGTATGAAATTATTGAAAGGATTGGAAGGGCGGGTCTTGTATTGACCATCATCTACCCCGTTCTTTTATATGTGATCGCGCGATTGCGAAAGAAACAAGGGAGGCGTTCCCAATGA
- a CDS encoding Ger(x)C family spore germination protein, producing the protein MKRIGVRCLLFLFIPLITGCWDSEDIENRANVLAIAIDEVDSNTEEEEDNITHLGDTPQTEMIRVTVQIAVPGEVPLGPPMGGESESEPVWVLSTIGHTLEEAISNLQQEIAEQLFLGQIRVIVLNEDVAKKGVDRFNESLRRNPEIRRSAWMVVSAEEAAQYMDIAPELEQVPTIYLSNMIENAVGLGKFPEDYMGLFWRRTSSKGQDGYLPYLKVMTSDNIQMNGLAYFKGDQMVDSTEPVDIGTFMGIIGFQKGGYDYFDSVPGTDAHVLTEAIQRQSKINTEMKEGEPRLSVTMRYEFDIIEKTDDDVDLSDPQVIKRIETKGREGLIDNAEQFISQMQEEQSDIFGFGEYIRAKHPGYWKREIGTKENWHEHFQDLDVDVDAKYNIRRVDTQAR; encoded by the coding sequence ATGAAGCGGATCGGTGTCCGGTGTCTCTTATTTTTATTTATTCCATTGATCACCGGCTGTTGGGACAGTGAAGACATTGAAAACCGGGCAAACGTGCTTGCGATTGCCATTGATGAGGTAGATTCCAACACAGAAGAAGAGGAAGACAACATTACCCATCTCGGGGATACGCCGCAAACAGAAATGATTCGCGTCACGGTGCAAATTGCCGTTCCGGGTGAAGTCCCTTTGGGACCGCCAATGGGTGGGGAAAGCGAGTCAGAACCGGTATGGGTGTTAAGTACTATCGGACATACACTGGAGGAGGCCATCAGCAATTTGCAACAAGAAATCGCCGAGCAATTATTCTTGGGGCAAATACGAGTGATTGTCCTCAATGAAGACGTGGCCAAAAAAGGGGTAGACAGATTCAACGAGTCTTTACGGCGCAACCCGGAAATAAGGAGAAGCGCTTGGATGGTTGTTTCCGCAGAGGAAGCCGCGCAATATATGGATATCGCCCCGGAATTGGAGCAAGTACCTACGATCTATCTTTCCAACATGATTGAGAATGCAGTCGGTTTAGGAAAATTTCCCGAAGATTATATGGGGTTATTTTGGCGAAGGACCTCAAGCAAAGGGCAAGACGGATACCTCCCCTATCTCAAAGTCATGACCAGTGACAATATTCAAATGAATGGCCTTGCTTATTTTAAAGGGGATCAAATGGTCGACAGTACAGAGCCGGTCGACATAGGAACTTTTATGGGAATTATCGGATTTCAAAAAGGCGGGTATGATTATTTTGATTCTGTCCCCGGAACAGACGCTCATGTACTAACGGAAGCGATTCAGCGTCAATCAAAAATAAATACCGAAATGAAAGAAGGAGAACCTCGACTTTCCGTAACGATGCGCTATGAATTTGATATTATTGAAAAAACGGATGACGACGTGGATTTAAGTGATCCACAAGTGATTAAAAGAATCGAAACAAAAGGAAGAGAGGGGCTGATTGATAATGCTGAACAGTTCATCTCGCAAATGCAGGAAGAACAATCGGATATTTTCGGATTCGGCGAATACATTCGCGCCAAACACCCCGGCTACTGGAAACGGGAAATTGGAACGAAAGAGAATTGGCATGAGCACTTTCAAGATCTCGATGTCGATGTTGATGCTAAGTACAATATCCGGCGTGTGGATACACAAGCAAGATGA
- a CDS encoding CLC_0170 family protein, which yields MEIGYTNYVVTLLVVTGILILYFDVKAYDREKKKKEKKTATVIGSINLCGGVSLLILNWMIDQWFW from the coding sequence ATGGAAATTGGATATACGAATTATGTGGTGACGTTACTCGTTGTGACCGGGATTCTCATCTTGTATTTTGATGTCAAGGCTTACGATCGGGAGAAGAAAAAAAAGGAAAAAAAGACAGCAACCGTCATTGGCAGCATTAATCTTTGCGGTGGCGTTTCCTTATTGATTTTAAATTGGATGATTGATCAATGGTTTTGGTGA
- a CDS encoding Ger(x)C family spore germination protein, with protein MHVGGKRLVLFPLMILFLTLAGCWDSNDIETRANVLALAIDDVKDKAEAEEYKISHDEDAPKTEMIRVTAQIAIPGEVPLGPPMGDEGESEPVWVLSVVGHSLGDAISNLQQEVADQLFLGQLRVIVINEDVAKKGVDRFNESLRRNPEIRRNAWMVVSQEEAAQYMDMAPELEDVPTLYLANVVDNAISLGKFPEDYMGLFWRMISSKGQDGFLPYLRIKGPEEIQVNGLAYFKGDQMMGHTDPVDIGTFMGLIDYTQGGYEFFASIPGTDADVFIDTESRDTKMKTEIKEGKPRVNVSIRYELVITEKAGRNAIDDSQIIKDIEERAKKDNNEAAKRFINEMQAEKSDIFGFGEYIRAKHPGYWNQAIGTKEKWQEVFQDIDVNVDVSSNIRRVDTGAR; from the coding sequence ATGCACGTGGGTGGCAAACGACTCGTTTTATTTCCTTTAATGATTCTTTTTTTAACATTGGCAGGTTGTTGGGACAGTAACGATATTGAAACCCGGGCTAATGTCCTCGCGCTTGCCATCGACGATGTGAAAGACAAGGCTGAAGCAGAAGAATACAAAATTAGCCATGACGAGGATGCGCCAAAAACAGAAATGATCCGAGTAACGGCGCAAATTGCCATACCCGGAGAAGTTCCGCTGGGACCGCCAATGGGAGACGAAGGCGAGTCAGAACCGGTATGGGTGTTGAGTGTTGTCGGCCATTCACTCGGAGATGCAATCAGCAATTTACAACAAGAAGTCGCCGACCAGTTATTTTTAGGGCAACTACGCGTGATTGTCATCAATGAAGACGTCGCAAAAAAAGGGGTGGACAGATTCAACGAATCGTTACGGCGCAACCCGGAAATTAGAAGGAACGCGTGGATGGTTGTCTCCCAAGAGGAGGCCGCACAATATATGGATATGGCGCCGGAATTGGAAGATGTCCCAACGTTATACTTGGCAAACGTCGTTGATAATGCAATCAGTTTAGGGAAGTTTCCCGAAGATTACATGGGTTTATTCTGGCGTATGATATCAAGCAAAGGCCAAGATGGATTTCTTCCTTACCTTCGGATCAAAGGACCGGAAGAAATCCAGGTCAATGGCCTTGCTTATTTTAAAGGGGATCAAATGATGGGCCATACGGATCCGGTCGATATCGGAACCTTTATGGGATTAATCGATTATACCCAAGGCGGATATGAATTTTTTGCATCGATTCCCGGAACCGATGCAGACGTTTTCATTGATACGGAGTCACGGGACACAAAGATGAAAACCGAGATCAAAGAGGGAAAACCCCGTGTGAACGTTAGTATTCGTTACGAACTGGTCATCACGGAAAAGGCTGGTAGAAACGCAATAGATGATTCACAAATCATTAAGGATATAGAAGAAAGAGCGAAAAAAGACAATAATGAGGCGGCCAAACGATTCATTAACGAGATGCAAGCGGAAAAATCAGATATATTCGGGTTCGGAGAATATATTCGCGCCAAACATCCCGGCTACTGGAATCAGGCAATCGGCACGAAGGAGAAATGGCAGGAAGTCTTCCAAGACATTGATGTCAACGTCGACGTAAGCAGCAACATTCGTCGCGTGGACACGGGCGCAAGGTAG